CCCTCGGCGTGGGACTCCACCCGGTCTAGCCCGGTGAAGCGGAGGAGGCCCGCGAGGCCTGGGTTGATGTGGCGTTCAAAGAGGGTGAAGGGGGAGAGGTCCATGCCCCAATGCTACCCTGAGTGTAGCACACGCAAGGCCTCCAGGATGTCCTCGGGAATGCGGGAGGCCTTCTCCCCCACCTGGCAGAGGTGGCGGGTGAACCCCTCGGCGAGGAGCACCCCCTCCCGCAAGACCTGGTAGCGGAAGCGGAGGGCCCGGGAGGAGACCTCAGCCAGGTGGGTCCTCACCTCCACCGCCTCGCCGAAGCGGGCGGGCCTCTTGAAGGTGAGGCCAAGCTCCACCACGGGGAAGCGGACCCCCCTGGCCTCCACCAGGTGGTAAGGGAGGCCCGCCTGCTCCAGGAAGTCCACCCGGGCCGCCTCCAGATAGACGGCGTATACGGCGTGGTGGACCACCCCCATCTGGTCCGTCTCGGCGTAGCGCACCTTTAGGAGGGTTCGGGTCTCCATGGCAGAAACTCTAGCCGGGGCAAGCGCCTTAGGCGCACCCGCCTCCCCAGGGCAGAAACCAGCCGCCCTTCGGCGTGGGCCAGGGCCTTCAGGGCCCCCTCTTCGTCCCCGAAGGCCTCCACGTACACGAAAAGGACAGCCCCGTCCGGGGAGAGGCGGGCGGCCTCCACGGTGAGGAGGAAGAGGCGGGGGTCCTCCAGGGCCTGGATCTCCTCCGCCAAGACCCGCCTGAGCCGCTCCTCCAGGTGGGCTTTCCCGTAGCTCACGCCCCTAGCTCACCCCCGGTCCAAGGCTTCCACCACCTGGGCCAGGGCCCTCGCCACCTCCTCCGCCCCCTCCTCCGCCTCCACCATGACCCGGACGAGGGGCTCGGTGCCCGAGGGGCGGACGCTCACTCGGCCCCGACCTAAAAGGCCCTCCTCCGCCCTCCTCACGGCCTCCCCAAGCCTGGGGTCTTCCATGACCCGGGCCTTGTCCCGCACGCGGACGCCGAGGAGGACCTGGGGGTACAAGGGGAGCCCCTCGTACCAGTCGGCGAGGTCGCCTCCCATGATCCGCAAGGCCTTCAGGGTGAGGAGGGCGGAGAGGAGGCCGTCCCCCGTGGTGTGGTGGCGGCGGAAGATGACGTGGCCCGAGGGCTCCCCCCCGAGGTGGAGGCCCTTCGCCTTCAGCATCTCCAGGACGTAGCGGTCCCCCACTTGGGCCCGGTGGAAGGCGAGGCCCTTTGCCTTCAGGGCCACCTCGAGGCCCATGTTGCTCATCACCGTGCCCACCACCCCCTCCTCCCCGAAGGCGAGGGCGGTGAGGTAGAGGATGTGGTCCCCGTGGAAGAGCCGGCCCTTGCGGTCTATGAACTGGACCCGGTCCCCGTCGCCGTCAAAGGCGATGCCGAGGTCTAGGCCAAGCTCCAGCACGAAGCGGGAGAGGGCCTCAGGGTGGGTGGAGCCGCACGCCTTGTTGATGTTCCTCCCGTCCGGGGTGTTGAAGAAGGCCATGACCTCGGCCCCCGCCCTCTGGAAGAGCCTGGGCCCCATCCGGTAGGTGGCCCCGTGGGCCAGGTCCAGGCCGATCCTGAGGCCCGTGAGGTCGGGGGCGTATCCCAGGAGGAAGTCCAGGTACATCCGCTCCGCCTCCCGGAAGTCCCCCACGGTGCCGATGCCCCGGGTGGGGTGGTCCTCTTCCAGAAGCCTTTCTATTTCCTCCTCGGTCTCGTCGGGGAGCTTCTCCCCCGTGGGGCCGAAGAACTTGATGCCGTTGTCCCGGTAGGGGTTGTGGCTGGCGGAGATCACCGCCCCCGCCGTGGCCTTAAGGGCCTTGGTCAGGTAGGCCACCCCCGGGGTGGGCAGGACCCCCAGGTGCTCCACCCGCACCCCCTGGCTCATGAGGCCCGCCGCCAGAGCGGCTTCCAGGAGGTCCGAGGACTCCCGGGTGTCCTTGGCCAGGAGGACCACAGGCCTGGGGCTTTCCTGGCGGAAGTAGGCCCCCGCTGCCTGGCCGAGCCTGAGGACGAAGTCCGGGGTCAGGGGGGGCTTCCCCGCCTCCCCCCGCACCCCGTCGGTGCCGAAGTAGCGCCTCACAGCGGCCACTATACCAGGACCCCTGGGGCGGGTTGCCGTTGCCCGGGGTGGGGAGGCCCTTCCGATCTTGATTTACTCAATGCACTGAGTAAAAATACTAGTTGTGCTGAGCAAAACCCCCTTCACCCGTCCCCAGGCCCAGGAACTGCTAAGGCGGCTCAAAGCACCCCGCCACCTGCTCCAGGTGGTCCTAGGCCCCAGGCAGGTGGGCAAGACCACCCTCGCCCTGCAGGTGGCCCAGTCCTCCGGCCTCCCCTACCACTACGCCTCCGCCGATGAGCCCACCCTCAAGGAAGCCCCCTGGCTGGAAACCCAGTGGACCCTGGCCCGCCGCCTGGCCCAGGGAGGGGAGGCTCTCTTGGTCCTGGACGAGGCCCAGAAGGTGCTGGGCTGGTCGGAGACTCTGAAGCGCCTCTGGGACGAGGACACCCTCCAGGGCCTTCCCCTCAAGGTGGTCCTCCTGGGCTCCTCGCCCCTGCTCCTGCAAAAGGGCCTTTCCGAAAGCCTCGCCGGCCGCTTTGAGGTCCTTCACCTCCCCCACTGGACCTTTTACGAAATGGAGCAGGCCTTCGGGTACACCCTCCCCGAGTACCTCTACTTCGGGGGGTACCCTGGCGCGGCCCCCTTGCGTGAAGAACCGGAGAGGTTCGCCCGCTACATCAAAGACGCCCTTCTAGAAACCACCCTGGGCCGGGACATCCTGCTCCACACCCGGGTGGAGAAGCCCGCCCTCCTGCGAAGGGTCTTGGAGCTGGGCCTCCTCTACAGCGGCCAGGTGCTCTCCTACACAAAGATGCTGGGGCAACTCCAGGATGCCGGCAACACGGTGACCCTGGCCCATTACCTAGAGCTCTTAGAAGGGGCAGGTCTTCTAGGCGCCCTGCAAAAGTACGCCGCCGAGCCCTTCCGGCGCCGCGCCTCGAGCCCCAAGCTCCTCGCCCTGAACACGGGGCTCATCACCGCAGTCCTGGGGCTTTCCCCGGAAGAGGTGTGGGAGGACGCCGCCCTCATGGGGCGGCTTGTAGAAACCAGCATGGGCGCCCACCTTCTAGCCCACGCTCCTCGCGGGGGCTTTGAGGTGTACTATTGGCGGGAGAAGGACCAGGAGGTTGACTTCGTCCTAAAGAAGGGGAAGCGCCTCCTGGCCCTGGAGGTCAAAAGCGCCCCATCAAAGAGGACCAAGGGCCTGGAAGCCTTTACCCGGGCCTTTGGCGGGAAAGGCCTGCTCCTGGGCCCAGGGGGCATCCCCTTGGAAGCCTTCCTCCGGGAGGACCCCCTGGCCTTCCTTTAGGCACCCCTACCCCTTGGCGGAGAGCCAGTCCTCCCCTATCCCCACCTCCACCACCAGGGGCACGGCCAAGGGGTAGACCCCCTCCATGACCTCCTTGGCCATCTGGGCCACGGCCTCCGCCTTCTCCCTGGGGGCCTCGAGGACCAGCTCGTCGTGCACCTGGAGGAGCATCCTGGCCCCCATGGCCTCAAGCCTAGGGAAGAGCCTCACCATGGCCAGCTTCATGAGGTCGGCGGCCGTGCCCTGGACGGGCATGTTGAAGGCCATGCGCTCGGCAGCCTCCCGCACGCTCTTGACCCGGGCGTTGAGGTCGGGCACGTAGCGGCGGCGGCCAAAGAGGGTCTCCACGTACCCCCGCCTCC
The genomic region above belongs to Thermus sediminis and contains:
- a CDS encoding ATP-binding protein, which translates into the protein MLSKTPFTRPQAQELLRRLKAPRHLLQVVLGPRQVGKTTLALQVAQSSGLPYHYASADEPTLKEAPWLETQWTLARRLAQGGEALLVLDEAQKVLGWSETLKRLWDEDTLQGLPLKVVLLGSSPLLLQKGLSESLAGRFEVLHLPHWTFYEMEQAFGYTLPEYLYFGGYPGAAPLREEPERFARYIKDALLETTLGRDILLHTRVEKPALLRRVLELGLLYSGQVLSYTKMLGQLQDAGNTVTLAHYLELLEGAGLLGALQKYAAEPFRRRASSPKLLALNTGLITAVLGLSPEEVWEDAALMGRLVETSMGAHLLAHAPRGGFEVYYWREKDQEVDFVLKKGKRLLALEVKSAPSKRTKGLEAFTRAFGGKGLLLGPGGIPLEAFLREDPLAFL
- a CDS encoding ribosome-binding factor A; this encodes MSYGKAHLEERLRRVLAEEIQALEDPRLFLLTVEAARLSPDGAVLFVYVEAFGDEEGALKALAHAEGRLVSALGRRVRLRRLPRLEFLPWRPEPS
- the glmM gene encoding phosphoglucosamine mutase produces the protein MRRYFGTDGVRGEAGKPPLTPDFVLRLGQAAGAYFRQESPRPVVLLAKDTRESSDLLEAALAAGLMSQGVRVEHLGVLPTPGVAYLTKALKATAGAVISASHNPYRDNGIKFFGPTGEKLPDETEEEIERLLEEDHPTRGIGTVGDFREAERMYLDFLLGYAPDLTGLRIGLDLAHGATYRMGPRLFQRAGAEVMAFFNTPDGRNINKACGSTHPEALSRFVLELGLDLGIAFDGDGDRVQFIDRKGRLFHGDHILYLTALAFGEEGVVGTVMSNMGLEVALKAKGLAFHRAQVGDRYVLEMLKAKGLHLGGEPSGHVIFRRHHTTGDGLLSALLTLKALRIMGGDLADWYEGLPLYPQVLLGVRVRDKARVMEDPRLGEAVRRAEEGLLGRGRVSVRPSGTEPLVRVMVEAEEGAEEVARALAQVVEALDRG
- a CDS encoding acyl-CoA thioesterase, with protein sequence METRTLLKVRYAETDQMGVVHHAVYAVYLEAARVDFLEQAGLPYHLVEARGVRFPVVELGLTFKRPARFGEAVEVRTHLAEVSSRALRFRYQVLREGVLLAEGFTRHLCQVGEKASRIPEDILEALRVLHSG